ttgacatagggtccaagtctcctggatcatgtttggtgagaaaatcacgttctcgaaggtttcattccgtttggactccgtttgatattccttttcttcgaaaccctaaaaataggcaaaaaaaacagtagttctaggctgggcctccggttaataggttgtgACGCCtccgattcgaccgtacactaatcatacacgcaaatgtgtacgatcaagatcaaggactcacgggaagatatcacaacacaactctagacataaattaaaataatacaagctttatattacaagtcaggggcctcgagggctcgaatacataagctcgaatacacaagagtcagcggaagcaacaatatctgagtacagacataagttagacaagtttgccttaagaaggctagcacaaaagcagcaacgatcgaaaaggcaaggcctcctgcctaggagcctcctaactactcctaatcgtcagcggccgtcacgtagtagtaggtatcctccgggtagtagtagtcatcagtggcgtcgtctggctcctgggatcagtcatctggtcgcaacaatcgggtatgggggaaaaaggagtagcaaagcaaccgtgagtactcatccaaagtactcgcaagacttacatcagatctaaactaagtatgcagttgtatcaaaggaaatgggctgtatctgtggactaaactgcagaatgccagaagggaaggggaaagcctagcctatcgaagactagcatcttctggaaaccaccatcttgcagcaacaggagggagtagagtagcataaagtaaagtaaagtagtagaagtgttatcaacctcggccagagatcctttctcgactccctacgagaaagcaatcccagagccatactatccattcatcATAATCATGTCTCAtaaccatttctcatctcaagtatccagttctagttgtatcgatcgggatacaactccaagtgtctattaccgtaggacaggctatcgatagatgttttcttccctgcaggggtgcaccaacttacccaccatgcttgattaactctggatggacacactttcctgggtcatgcccggcctcggccaaacaatacgccgcaacccgacctaggcttaataaagaggccagcacgccggactaaacctatgcccccaggggtcatgggccatctccccgggaactcctgcacgttgcatacgtggccggtgagcagacctagctacctccttcaacaaggtaggtgctttccagtccaacccggagcgtgctgctcagtcgctgacatgtattaagcttcggctgatgtatacgacgtagaacgcccatactatgcccacgtgatggttagtgctatcaggccagaggcccctcagatcaaatatccaaatcgtagtcgattaggaacgcgcggtaacgagcagagactcacgatcgatgtgaccccgtcgccccgtctcgagtacttgcggcaagggctaagaatgctcggccacgcctcgtaagtatctcgcgggcaccttccaggtcaacccgactccacatcactctcaattaagctcgcgcgggtacccctcagggccaacccgtctttagtaacatggtccagtggaaagtcatagtaaccatagtaaccgtgtgtctaacaccaagggggaaaacctgaggaatcacccttgtcggattcccactcgatgtaaacatcaaggtgaacgtaagaggaaccaccctcgaggttcacacttaaggggttgcacgacagagtcgtatcgaaagtggttaaggaggaaatcaccctcgatgaccacgaccgaatagctactctatagagatctcatcaggagtgatgtatgaggttccaccctcggcactcgatggtaactctgtagagtcgagcaacaaaggggcgtgatgtgacatgaggtgtcggggcctggtctttgatcccgttgatcgggtcttctgataatccagcggggcagtcgggTCAAGTGAGGGGGTCACTGAtgggtctctaaccaacctatactaagcagtttaggataagcaggtaggtaacaatagtagGTTATAATAAACAGGCTATGCAgcaaaataggagcaaacaataacagtagcaaaatctaatgcaagcatgagagaatggaatgggcgatatcgggatgatcaaagggggggcttgcctggttgctctggcaaggaggggtcgtcgtcaacGTAGTCGATcgtaggggcagcatcggtctcagggtctaccagagagaagagggggaagaaacagtaattaTAAAGAAAATATagaatcacaaagcataacgtggtaaAATGctgtgccgggagtgacctaacgtatggctacacgatataggtgaaggggggattcaaccgggaacgttttcccggttccggacctgtgtcagacagatgaccggagggggaatgttccatgttcagcatgctaggggcatgtgacagatgaacggaccgcgtattcgaaatcgttggatttttctgagcaactttcacatAGAAAATATTTCCATCCGAGttgcggtttattttatatgaattttcaaagttttaaacaatatTTTGAAATTATTACTAATTCAAAAATAAAGGTTAAGATGCTATGTGCACCCAGCACTGTGTACACAAAGGTGTACCCAGTGGccgacaggtgggccagggggtcctagttgaccagtcaacgttgacctgtcaacagggggtgggctcctcctgtcattctctgttagttaattaacagtagttaattaggttaattaatcattagattaattaatcttagttagttaatttaatcagaattaattaagttaattatttttattatttattattttattttatttttattattattatagcTCGGCCACCGTCCACCACAGATTAATTAACAGTAGCCACCGTCCACCACCGGGGAGGAAAGATCGGCAACAGCTTCAGGCACCACCATTATCGATTTAAGCCGCTGCCTGCCCAAAATGGGAAAGCCCTCCGGATCTATAGCTCGAGGGGATGGGGCGCAGCCAGATCCCTTGCCCCGAAGCAGGATTCGAGGCGCAACACGCGGATCCCGGACCGGGAGGGGGGGCTCAGGCTTGGCATTGAATCTGGCACCATGGACGAACTGCTGGGGAAAGGGGAGGGCGCGTGGGGACTATCGCAAGCGCTGGATCTGGGGAAGCGCGGCGGGCCCATGGCGGGTGGGAGAGGGGTGGCGGCCGGAGCCCGGAGTGGGCAGCGACCGGGCTGGTGGCCAGCGGCGCGAGGAGAGAGTGTGGGCTAGGAGAGAACCTTGTAGAAAAGGAATCTCAGTGATGCATTTAAGTGAGCGTGGCAGTGGTGTGAATGTCCGCAAGCCCCTAGTTTGTCTCATGTTTACGAGAGAAACTGCGTCCGGATCGCTCGGCGGACGGTTACATGCCCATATTGGATGACACAACACTTTGAGACCGCACGGTCCGAACATATGCGGGCTGTTTAAGTGTTGGTGTTGGAGATGTCTTTACTGGTGATCTGCTGGGTACTACTACCTCTATATTAATAAAATATAAAACGTTTTATAGTAGGCTAAAACTAGCCTTAGAAAACGTATGCGAAGGGAGTATGAAATACTACGATGTACAAGGACTCGGAGTTCTGTGTCTAACACGAATTCTGCCGTTGAGTGGGACCAAAGAGCATGCATGTACCCCTACAGTACTCCCGCTGCCCGCTGCAAGGCCCATCCCAATCAGTGATCTACTACTACTAGCACTGACACCGCACCGACACTCAGATCACAAATGTCTCGCCATAGAGTCTAGTCTAGCGTGTCTCGAGAATTAACAGATTACTGGTACAGTGGTGACAACAAAATTATCACCAAAAGACAATCTCTAATTAAAGCAAGTTAGGGTAACTAAAAACTGTGTCTGAAGCAGCGGCTGCTATTTTACGGCGCCCTGAAAAGTCGTGCTCGGTAGTACCAGTGGCGCACAGGCAGACACACACCGACCGACCACAGCACTCCCAAACAAAACACTACTATTCCCAAACAAATGAGCAGCTGCGCCTTTGCTGCTTTTGCTCTGCTCCTCCGTCCACTCCCCCCCTTTCTCCCCCCTCCACCGGGCTCGCTGCCGGTGGCCGCCGCTTCCGCCGCCCGCTTTACCCCCCGCTGATTTACACATCAGCTGCTCGGCTCGAGCTCCGTAGCAAGACTCTGGAGGTCCCAGCGCCTCACATCACCCGTGCAGCCGGACAAAGAACTACTCCTACTCCCGGAGGAGATGAAGTCCCGGAGCTCCGCGAGGGGCGAGCCGAGGAGGTTCGGGAATGTGGCTCTCCTGGCCCTCATGCTCTGCTCCCTCGTCGCGCTCTCGCTCATCCGGGCCAGGTTCTCCCCAATCGGTAACGCCATCGCCTGCTCTTTTTTGCTCTTTCTTCTTTTGTTCCTGGCTATGCAGAGGCATGGCCAGTGGTGGGAGCAAATCTGAGGGCGTCAGAGCTGCCGTTTGACCGCTCTCATGGTGCCGCTGCGTTTCTGCAGGTAATACGGCCGTTGCGGGGACCATCAAAGTGGAGGATCCGAAGCCCGTGGTGGTGAGCAAGCCGGCTGCCACGGCGGAGGCCGACGAGGCCGCCGCAGTAGCCGGTAAGCTAACTTATCCGCCTTCGTACACGGCGTGTCTATCGTCTAGAAAGATTAGTGAGTGGATTGGAAGCCGCTCGCTTTATGCAGCGGGTGGTTGGGTGTCTAGATCTGCTTGGCATTTCTTTACCGGCAGGTTTCTTTTGGTAATATCATATCCACTTTTGCTGAGATTCAGCCTCAAATCAgacaaggagaggagaggagaggagaagcaATGGAACCATCCACGGATTTAGCAGCAGCTCGTCCTAAACTATCCCTGCTATACACTGAAGATTTTTGTTCCAAATAATTCGGTGAAGAGTGTGGTGGCATCAGATCTCACCAGGAACTGGATTTTCTTCTTGCAGTggaggaagacaaggaggaggaagctcaGCCCAAGGATGAGGAAATTCAGCCCAAGACCGAGCAGGCCTTAGACGCCGCGGTGGCCGTTGATGCCAGCAAGCCGGTGTGCTACGAGACGAGCCGGCGCTCCGACACCTGCGAGGCGGCCGGCGACGTGCGCCTGCTGGGGAGAAGCCAGACCATCTACGTCGACACGCTGGAGCGGGAGTGGAAGACCAGGCCCTACTGCCGGAAGCACGACACGTACGCGCTGTCCCACGTCAAGGAGTGGTCCCTGAAGCCGTTCCCCTCCGGCGACGGCGCGGCGCCCAAGTGCACGTCCAACAGCTCGGCCACCGCCTTCGTGATCTCGACGGGCGGGTTCACCGGCAACCCCTTCCACGACTACACGGACGTGCTCATCCCGGCCTTCATCACGGCCCACCGCTTCGCCGGCGAGGTCCAGTTCCTGGTGAGCAGCTACAAGTCGTGGTGGATAAGCAGGTACATCCAGATCTTCCAGCAGATGAGCCGGTACGAGGTGGTGGACATCGACGCGGACGACGAGGTCCGGTGCTACCCGAGCGCCGTGGTCGGGCCGACGTTCCACAAGGAGCTGGGCGTGGATCCCTCCAAGGCGCCTTCGGGCGTCTCGGTGGCGGACTTCCGCAAGATGCTGCGCAGCGCGTTCGGGCTGGAGCGCGCCACGGCGACGCCGAGCGGCGACCGGTGGGACATCCGCCGCCGGCCCCGGCTGCTGATCATCTCCCGGCGCACCTCACGCGGGCGGGCCTTCATGAACGAGCGCGCCATGGCGGACATGGCGGGGAGCCTCGGGTTCGACGTCCGCATCGGGGACCCAGACACGACCTCCGACACGTCCAAGTTCGCGCGGCTGGTGAACTCGTGCGACGTGATGGTGGGCGTGCACGGCGCCGGGCTGACGAACATGGTGTTCCTGCCGGCCGGCGCCGTGCTGGTGCAGGTGGTGCCGTACGGGCGGCTGGAGTGGCTGGCCCGCAACACGTTCGCGGAGCCGTCGGCGGGGATGGAGGTGCACTACCTGGAGTACGTGGTGCAGCTGGACGAGACGACGCTGAGCGAGCAGTACCCCAGCGACCACCTGGTGCTCAAGGACCCCATGGCCATCCACAAGCAGGGGTGGGACGCGCTCAAGACCACCTACCTCGACAAGCAGAACGTCCGGCCGCACCTCGGCCGCCTCAAGAAGACCTTCCTCCAGGCGCTCAAGATGCTGCCGCACGGCCGGGACGATTAGACCAGCAGCTTTAGCTCACCGTCGTCGCCATCATCATGGGAGCTTGAGAGCTCTGCTGGTAGCCTAGTATCATCATCACTAATAGTGTACAAAATGGATGCAGAGGACAAGTGTCTATAACCTTTACTCTGTTTTCGCCTAATCCGTGGGCCGCGCGGTGCACTGTACTACTCTACTCTTTTTTCAGCATGAGGTAAAACTTGCAGCCGTGTTAACAGGATGCACGCACTCAGCACAAACCAGACCCACTGTATCCTCTTCTGTTACAAGAAGCAATGCCCATGTATTTTTATTTTGAATCTAGCAATTTTGTAGTACACGTACAATGCTCAGCGATGTACTATACTGTTTCCCTAGAAAGAGGAAAGTGAGAAGTCCATATTACAAAGCTGAAGTTCAAGAAACAACCTTAAACTTTAAAACCGTCTACTTTAGAACCTCATATAACCGGACAACTCGAATTTTTCAAACCGGACAAAAATCAGTCTTGGCTCCAGTCAAACAACTGGTTTCATCCTTGTTTTGAGTCATTTTGATCAGTCAAAAACCGTTTTGAGTCGTTTTGATCGGTCAAAAACCAAATCGGCATCACAGTTGAAAGTGCAGGTGACACTTAATTATATTTAGGTGTGACGACAGTATGATTAGTGAAACTAATATCGATTGCTAAAGCTTATTTTAAAATATTGATTATATGAAAATCTTGTTGATGACTGACCCTTCCTCCATTTCAAAAAAATTAAAGACCTGGTTTTCCAACGGCTAGAAGGCTTTCGTTTTGGTTCGATTTGAGTCGTTGGAAAACTGTACTATTAAGAGGACTCATCGTGCATGAATTTCGTGTGGAGATAATTCAAAACTTATAACCCAACTTTCCTACACCTACTATTAAATTACCTTGAGCAGTGTGCTCGTACGAAGGTATCCTTGAGTTACAACAGGAAATTAcaggataccccgtgcgcacgggataGTCAGTAGCTCTCTGGACACCCACTGTGTACGAGGACTTTGACCCGTGTGCACGGGTGGCGTGTAACTCTCTAGATACCCCGTGCGCATGGCGTCCTGGACATCCGTGCACACGGGGTGGTGGTTTCTTCTTTGACACCCCACGTGCACtgggctgacttagcccgtgcaCGGGGTCTCACGGGCAGAAATCTGCATCTGGTCAAAAATACTATAAAATGCCCCTTTCCTCCATCTCCAACCCTAACCCTTATGTCTTGTTAAGCTTCACCATTGCCAAACTCCATTTTGTTCATTCCTTCCAATCCCTCCatccaaacttgttgaaactttggggattgaggGAGTAGGACCCAATCTATACTTTGACCAAACCAATTCGTGTTCCCCGTAAGTTTTTGTTCACCATTGACTCGCTACTCTTGGAGTATGGGCTCCTAGGTGGTTAGGGTTCCTCTGAAAGCTTCTTTGCTTGTGGTGTGCTCTAAAGACGTATGTAGAGGTGTGGTGGCCGCCTTCAAGACCACCCCCgagtgattcgaggctcatccgttgaGGGTGACACGAGGAGAATACTGTGAGGCTTCGGTGCCGTTTCGCAAGCTTTGGCCCCGGCAGTGCTCCAATAAAAGATTAGCTCTTCCGCAAGAAAGAGTGAACTTCAGGATAACATCCACATCCCCGACTCACTTAAGGTTAATGCGTTCCCGCACTTTACTTTCTTTTGTATGCGTGTGGgcttgctaattatattgttgcctaGCTTACTTTGCTTTGAGCTTGCTTGTCATATAAGACCGTTCATCTAGTTGCATTTCTAGAGAAATCTATTTATCCACAATCCCCTCAAATTTCTAATTAAGCTTAAAATTTGTAGTCTACTATTCACGCCACTCTAGTTGGCTGCATCGATcctttaaattggtatcagagcttcgtGCTCTAATATAAGGTTTAACCACCCTAGGGGATATGGAATATCAAGAGAATTTGGGGATGCACTACAAGTTGCGGTGGTTGGTCTTGGACTACCAGCCGCCACGGCCGAGGTACAACAACCTCCAACCGTTGTTCCCGTAGCCCCATGAACTCAAACACCACCTTGACTGCGACAGATATGCTTTCTATATTTGCGGACTTCAAAACCGCAATGTTGAAAAAGGTTCTCTCCTCAGTCAAGGATGAAGTTGATGTGCGCTTAAAGCCTCAACATCCGCATCAAATTCATTAAATCCAAATGAagttcatgatgcggatgacacgaGGGAAACTCTTGCATCACCGAGTCTCACACCCGTACCCAAGTATAATGCCATAGAGCCTTTTTACTCACCTCAACCCTTGCAACACCCTCGCACTAATAATGTTGGGCCTCGCCCCCCTTTGAAGGCTAACGCGTTTGCTAAGTTGAAACTAGATATGGAGTCTCACATCCCAGTGCTTCTACGTAACTATGGAGGATTGTGGTGAACGGTTTCAAACCCCATGATCCCATGAATCTCACTCCAAGGGAAGCAGTTGATGATCAACTCAATGCTATAACCCACAACATATTGTGCACCGCGGTG
This portion of the Triticum dicoccoides isolate Atlit2015 ecotype Zavitan chromosome 7A, WEW_v2.0, whole genome shotgun sequence genome encodes:
- the LOC119329096 gene encoding alpha-1,3-arabinosyltransferase XAT3-like: MKSRSSARGEPRRFGNVALLALMLCSLVALSLIRARFSPIGNTAVAGTIKVEDPKPVVVSKPAATAEADEAAAVAVEEDKEEEAQPKDEEIQPKTEQALDAAVAVDASKPVCYETSRRSDTCEAAGDVRLLGRSQTIYVDTLEREWKTRPYCRKHDTYALSHVKEWSLKPFPSGDGAAPKCTSNSSATAFVISTGGFTGNPFHDYTDVLIPAFITAHRFAGEVQFLVSSYKSWWISRYIQIFQQMSRYEVVDIDADDEVRCYPSAVVGPTFHKELGVDPSKAPSGVSVADFRKMLRSAFGLERATATPSGDRWDIRRRPRLLIISRRTSRGRAFMNERAMADMAGSLGFDVRIGDPDTTSDTSKFARLVNSCDVMVGVHGAGLTNMVFLPAGAVLVQVVPYGRLEWLARNTFAEPSAGMEVHYLEYVVQLDETTLSEQYPSDHLVLKDPMAIHKQGWDALKTTYLDKQNVRPHLGRLKKTFLQALKMLPHGRDD